The sequence CTCGTAGTTGGCGGTGGGCGGCACCAGGCCGCGCGCCAGGCTCAGGACGGTGAAGACCGCCTCCACGGCGCCCGCGGCGCAGGCGGCGTGGCCCATGGCCCCCTTGAACGAGGTGACCGGCAGCCGCCGGGCGTGGCGGCCGAAGACGGCGTGGATGGCGCGGCTCTCGGCGACGTCGTTGAGCGGCGTGGAGGTGCCGTGCGCCTTGACGAAGCCGACCTCCTCCGGATCGGTGCCGGCGTCGGCCAGGGCGCGGCGCATGGCCAGCGCCTGCCCGTCGGGATCGGGGGCCGTGTCGTCGGTGGCGTCGAAGGACCAGCCCGCACCGGCCAGCTCGGCCAGGACGGGCGCGCCCCGTCGCCGCGCGTGCTCCTCGTTCTCCAGGACCAGGATCCCCGCGCCTTCCGCCAGGACGAAGCCGTCGCGGCGAGCGTCAAAGGGGCGGGAGGCCCGCTCGGGCTCCTCGTTCCTCCGGCTGAGCGCACCGAGGCGGGCCAGCGCCGCGATGGCCAGGGGCGCGACGGTGGTGTCCGAGCCGCCGGCCAGCATCACCTGCGCGTGTCCCAGCCGGATCAGGTTGAAGGCCTGGCCGACGGCGTCGGCGCCGCTGGCGCAGGCCGAGTTGACAGTCGTGTTGGGGCCGCGCAGACCCAGCTCGAGGCCGATGCGAGCGGCGGCCATGTGCGCCCCCACCTTGGGGACCAGCAGGGGGTCGACGCCGTGCGCACCCCGTTCTTCGAGCCGGCGCTCCTGCACGCCGGTCTCCCAGATGCCGCCCGAGGTGGCGATCGCGACGCCGGTCTCGTCGGGAGCCGGATCGAGGCCGGCCGAGGCCAGCGCCTGGCGCGCCGCGGCCAGCGCCAGCTGGGCGAAGCGCCCCGTGCGCCGCGCGGTCCGCCGATCCATGTAGAGCAGGGGGTCGAAACCCTTCACCTCGCCGGCGAAGCGCACCGGCAGCGCGGAGGCGTCGAAGGAGGTGATGGGCGCCACCCCGGATCGCCCGTGAAGAAGGGCCTGCCAGCTGCTTTCCACGTCCAGCCCGAGGCTGGTCAAAGCCCCCAGACCGGTGACCACCACCCGGGGAAACCGGGTGCGCGTGTCGCCCGTCTCGCTCAAGACCGCCACCCTCCTCGCGCCGGCTCACCTTCGGCCGAGGCTGCACCGCCCCCTTCCTACCGCCAGGTAGAAACGACGGGCCCCCGGGCGGTTCCTCCGGGAGGCCCGGCCGGTTCAGCCGGAGAGACGCCGGCGCATGTGGAGGAGCAGTTCGCGATGCTTCAGCTCATCCTGCCGGATCGACCAGAGGATGTCGGCGTCGGCCGCCTCCCGCACCATCCGTGCCATCTGGCCGTACATGCGCGCGGCCGCCTCTTCGTCACGGATCGCCTCGTCCAGCATCGCTTCCAGACCGCCGCCGGGCGGTACCCTGGCCCCCTGTGCCCCCACCTGCTGCTGGGGAGCGGCAGGGACGCGGGAGCGACTCGTCTCGTGGCGTGGCAAGAGCCATCATCTCCCCTTTCCGGCCCGCACCGGGGTTCGGGCCTCCCTTGCAGGCTATGAGGGAGGCGCCCGGCATGTCCCCGCGGGCCGCCGCGCGGCGCCTCCGGGTCGAAGCGTCGCGAGAAGGCGCGGGGCGCGCGGGGGAAGCTTGGCCGGAGTCGACAGGCACCCGGCCGTGCAGCGGCTAGAATGGCCGGCGCGCACTTGCCGAGGGGCAGGGAGGGGATGCCATGCGAGAGCGGTGGACGAGCCTGCCGGACGTCGCCCGGCGGGCCACCCCTTGGCTGGCCGCCGCCTCGACCGCCCTCTACGCCCGGGCGGCGCTTCTCGGCTCGCTCGGCGGCTTCGGTGCCGGCTGGTACGCGCTCCTGCTCGGCCGCGGCGCCACCCCGGCCGTCCGCCTGCTGGCGCTGGTCGCCGGCGCGGCGGGCGGCTTCAGCGCCGGCGGGCCCAGGGGCGCCGTCGGCTTCCTCGCGGGGTCGGCGGTTCTGGAACTGCTCTGGCTCCCCTGGAGCCGGCGGGGCAGGGGCCGTGCCGGGGCTGCCGCGGTCGCCGCGCTGGCCGCCAGCGCCGTCATGCTCGCGGGCCGCGACGCCCGCTGGCTGCTGGCTGTCTCGCTGCCCTC comes from Bacillota bacterium and encodes:
- a CDS encoding ferritin-like domain-containing protein; this translates as MPRHETSRSRVPAAPQQQVGAQGARVPPGGGLEAMLDEAIRDEEAAARMYGQMARMVREAADADILWSIRQDELKHRELLLHMRRRLSG
- a CDS encoding beta-ketoacyl-ACP synthase II; this encodes MSETGDTRTRFPRVVVTGLGALTSLGLDVESSWQALLHGRSGVAPITSFDASALPVRFAGEVKGFDPLLYMDRRTARRTGRFAQLALAAARQALASAGLDPAPDETGVAIATSGGIWETGVQERRLEERGAHGVDPLLVPKVGAHMAAARIGLELGLRGPNTTVNSACASGADAVGQAFNLIRLGHAQVMLAGGSDTTVAPLAIAALARLGALSRRNEEPERASRPFDARRDGFVLAEGAGILVLENEEHARRRGAPVLAELAGAGWSFDATDDTAPDPDGQALAMRRALADAGTDPEEVGFVKAHGTSTPLNDVAESRAIHAVFGRHARRLPVTSFKGAMGHAACAAGAVEAVFTVLSLARGLVPPTANYEQPDPECDLSVVAGRPLESAARAALANAFGLGGQNVSLLFRRFPGDS